The genomic region TACAAGCACACTCATTCCGAAGAAGGCAACGCCAACACCACCGAGTGCGAGCGTTTGTGTCGTTGCACCGAAACTCGGTGATACCTCATATGCAGACTGAACCGCAAAGCCTGCTTGTTCTGCTTGTCGTGTCAAATCTGTCACCGCCACTCCGCTATTCCCATTTGATTGAAATGTGACGATATATGTATTCGCCGTTGGGACTGCTTGCACGGATTCTGGTTCAACACTAAACGCTTCGACAATCTGTGTTGTTGTTGCACCATCTGTCTCGACTGTGATTTCTGTACCACCCGTAAACGCAATACCCTGTGTTACTGGAGATCCGGTTAACACGTACCAGCCAGCGATAATAAGCAATGCCACCGCTAAGATTATGAGCGGAATGGCTACAAGCTGGTAGTTTGAGTACCGGGTATAATCAACTTCCGGTACAGTGAATTCAGCCATATCTGCCGTCGAGAGTCACAGCGAATAAACCTTTTTATAAAGAATCGAGAGGACGATCTGACTCGTGTTCATATTGAGTATAATGATACCGTCCAGTGACGACTGTTCGATGTGGCAAGTGGGCGTGTTACAGCAATCCATACAAATAGGGGGTCAATGTTCAACGCGGTTGTGACATAGCGGATATATTAAGTTATCTAACTATTTGAGATTGCAATCGGTGAGTCAATAGCCTCGGGCGCGGTGATCCAAGGCTTTTGTTGGTTCCCTCAGCTGTGCGCTAGCACTCCTTGCTCGGCAGTTCAAGTGGGACTCTGGCAAGCACCTGCTGGAGCGGCACCCCGAGATTCGGGAGGTGTATTTCTGGGGTGGTGGATTCTGGACGGTCGGATACTCCGTGGGAACGACGCGACGGAAGC from Haloquadratum walsbyi C23 harbors:
- the secF gene encoding protein translocase subunit SecF, giving the protein MAEFTVPEVDYTRYSNYQLVAIPLIILAVALLIIAGWYVLTGSPVTQGIAFTGGTEITVETDGATTTQIVEAFSVEPESVQAVPTANTYIVTFQSNGNSGVAVTDLTRQAEQAGFAVQSAYEVSPSFGATTQTLALGGVGVAFFGMSVLVFLMFRVFVPSIAVVVSAFSDIVISVALMNVLGIELSLGTVAALLMIIGYSVDSDILLNNHVLRRSGDFYESTYRAMRTGVTMTLTSIIAMSVMAAVATAFGIQLLAAIGTVLVFGLIADLMNTYLLNLSLLRWYKFKGVAR